The Chloroflexus aggregans DSM 9485 genome segment GTTAAGCTGGCTATCGAACAATTCAAGCGAGAGATCGATTCCCGGTTGCATTACCGGTATGTCAATGGTGTAAACCTTGCCTGCGACACCGCCAAAGTAGAGCCAATCCTCATCGCCGGTTGGACAAATCACGTGCTCTTGCGGAATCTGCACATCGATCCGCTTTGCTTGAGCCGGGATATTGTCAGGTTCAAAACCATCGGCACACACACCTCGTGCTAATGGGGTGGCGGTGGGAATAAGTGTTGGTGTCGGTGTAGCAGCGACAACTTGCACGATAATACGGAAAAGGGCCGTCACCGTGGGAGTACTGGTACGAAAAGCAAAAACATCAATGGTGTAGTTCCCCGGCGTTGCACTTGGCGGAATATCGAAGAAAAAGGTGAAGTTTTGCGTTGCATTCGCTGCGATAGAGATAGGTTGACCGGGCGAAATTGTAAAACCGCTCCAGCCGGTCGGCAGCGTTGCTGTGATCCCAAACGTATCGGACGCGCCACGATTTTGCAGGTTGGTATTAACCGAAAGCGAAACTTGACCGGCTTGACCGCTGACGGTTGCAGACGTTGGTGTCCAAACGAAATCAATTGTTTGACCTAATGGTGCTGCAGTAGCCGGAAGTTGGGGTAGGGCTATCAGCACCATCAGCATTGTTAGACAGATTGTGATGGTGAGGTTGCGGAGTTTCACAGAGGTTTTCATGCTGCTTGCTAGCTCCCTCTGCATACAGAGCGACGGATACGGCAGCATTATACGCTGCTGCTTGCTTCGATGTCAAACATTTTGGGTGTAAGAAGAATAGGATATAATTTAGATATAAAATATTGATGATTAAAGTATCTGTACCGCAGGTGAAGAGTTCGTTTCACGCAAAGAGCTATTGCTCAGCTACACTATACGATAGCGGGGAGTCGTTACCAAAAGCGCCAGCGCGGCGCAGGAGGGGGCTATGAACATCGCAATCGAACTTGTTCAGAGCTGGCGCTTGCACGCTCGTATTCGTGAGCTTATCAATGAGCCGGGTGTGCAGCAGTTGATTATTCGGAATGAGAACGGCGACGATCTGATCGAGATAAAGGTCCCGGCGATGCTGGAAGGATCCACCATTCGTCCGATGTTGGCAGCCGTGAAGGCAATCGCTGATGAGTTGCCGCGGGTGACAATCGCAGTTGTCCGCAACCCTGAGCTTGCCCGCGCGGTGGGCGAAACCGATGAGGAGTTTGATCGAGCGATTGATGTGGTCGAGCCGGTGTTTGAGCGGTATTAGGCTGAGGGTACGTTTTCTTCTATCACAGCATCGCAGTGGTTACAATCACTGCGATGCTATTATTTTCAATTCCTGATGGATTAGGTAAACCATCTGAGAAGGGGAAATGCATTTTCATAGGAGGCAAACCTTAACCACATTGGCAAACGCCAGCTTACCACAAACACAATGGCTGCGATCCAGGATAGAAGTGTATGTTGTTGGTGTACGTGTGAAATACGGTTTGGCGCTTCTTGGATAAGCCATATGAGCAGGAAGGTAAGACAAGTGACATGAATATTGATAAATCGGCCATAATCTGCTGCAACAATCATTAGTGGAATGGTGGCTAGTAGCGACATTCCGCTGAAAATGATGATTGCTACCAATCCTCGCCGTGGTATACCTTGCCATAATCGATATGAGGTAATAGCAATAACAATAGGGATGAAACTAATGAAACCGGTGATGAGGTAGACAACACTTGTTTCAGGGGTAGTGAATCGTCTAACAAACTCGATACCCTGTTCGGTGCTTAGCTCTAAAAAAGAAATCGCCCCGAGCACTTCACCAAACATAATACAGTCCGGTGTGGGAATTGGTTGAATTGAGTCGCAAATTGCACCGGTTACTTCTGCATTTACTTGGGGTGACCGAACGATGAAACCGCCGATTAATACCGCAGGTAGCAAGGCAATAGTTGTAGATCGTGATAACGGGCCAAAATACCGTTCGTAGATGATCGTAGCCGCAATAATATACGGTAAAAACAGCACTAACATCTCATGCGTCAGTACTACGACAATACTCGCTCCACCAACCCATATTGGTAGAAATCGTAGTGATGTCTTTGATAGTCTCAAACGAAGAATGACCAGAAGGAGAATACTTTCTAATACTAGCTCTTTACGAACACCGAGGTGTGGCCATGAATAGAGTGAAATAAGAGAAATGCCGGCGAGAATAATAGCGTAAACGTTATAGGTGATAGCTCTGTTGTGCGGATGAGGTAATAGGTTAAGGTAAGAAATACGGCGAGAATGGTAGTCTGCACGAGAATAGTGAGTTGTACAGTTGGGATCGATAATCTCTGAGCGATCTGGAAGATGATTTCACCAAGTAATCCTCGTCTTACAAACCCACCTTAGTAATTAATCAACCATTCCCCGATAATCCATGGATGCGGGATCGGCTGTTACCACAGTAGGAAGCTTAAAAGGATCTGGGAAAAAAGGGGAATACTGACTAGACCAAATAATGTCAGTGTAAATGTTTTTCGTGATGATATACTGCGCTGAATACCATATACGGTTAATGTATTGTGAGTTTGTTCCATGCCGACATCTCCGCCTTGTCGCTTCTCATCGCCTCGCTTGTAATCCTAAGCATGTACGTTACCGTAGTATTACCGGTAATCTCCTGGTGATGACCATCTACCGTTGGTTGTTTGACCACCGTAAGGGTATAATAGCCTTGATCGCACTACGCATTTTGTTATGGTATACTGTTGTATGCACAACGTGTGCTCAGTGAGGAGAAACCTATGTCTAGCCATGCCCCCGCCGAACTCGATCTGGCGGTTGCTTCGTTAATTATGGTGCGACCTGACGAGGATCGCGAAGAGTACGAAAAACAGTACGAAAGTGTTGCCGCCGTGCAGGATCAACTGCGCGAGTATGGTATTGATATCGATCTGCTCGGCCAACCCGGCGTCGAGGTGTGGGAAGGTTCGATCGAGACGATGGGTGCGCTCTACCAGTTAGCCCGCATGGCGGCCCATCTCGAACGGGGCAACGATTTGGCCCCGATTATTGCTGATGGCCCCGTCCTCGAAGAGGATCTCGATCGCGCGGTGACTGATGTTTGGGATGAACTGGTGCCGAGTCGCTATCGTCACCTGATCAATCTCCAGGGTATTAATAGCTACTATCTGCCGGTTGATTTCGCCGATCCGATCTATCTGCCCTTTGAAGATGACGATGGCGAAGAGGATCAGGCGTTTTTTGGCTCGTCGGTGCAGTTGTTGCGTGAGTTGTCGGAATTGGCCCCGCAGTTGATCAAAGCCGGCGTTTCGCCTCGCTCTGATGCCTTCCGCTGCCTTGAGGCACTCCGCGAGGCTGCCGACCAGAGTGTGAAGTGCGGGCTGCCCGTCATCGTTTGGTAAAGGCTCCATGCAGGACGTCATCTTTTTCGAGCAACCTACCCGCCCTGACCGTGATCAGACGCCGCGTGAGCGGCGCTATTATGTATGGACGGTCGGTTGTCAAATGAATATCTCCGACTCAGAACGCCTTGAAGCGGCTTTGCAAGGTGTCGGCTATAGCCCGGCTGCACGGCCCGAAGAGGCGAGCTTTATCGTCTTGAATTCATGCAGTGTACGCGCTTCTGCCGAAGAACGTATTCTCGGTAAGCTCGGCGAGTTGGTGCGGGTGAAGCGATCCTATCCCGATACCAAGATTGTGCTCTGGGGGTGTATGGTTGGCCCCAATAACCGCTCGATTTTCGCCGAGCAATTGCCGATGGTCGATCATTTTGTCTCACCGTCGGCGGTCGATGAAGTGGTGGCGCTAGCTCCGAACCCGATCTATACCCTCGATGAACCGGCGCTGCCGGTGCGGGATTGGAGCCGTCCACCGGTCTCGGTGCATGTGCCGATCCAGTATGGCTGCAATATGACATGCTCGTATTGCGTTATTCCACTCCGCCGAGGCCGTGAGCGCTCTCGCCCGTTGCCCGAAATCGTCGAGGAAGTACGTCGGATTGTCGCGCGTGGCGCTAAGGAGATTACGCTGCTCGGCCAG includes the following:
- a CDS encoding DUF4342 domain-containing protein, giving the protein MNIAIELVQSWRLHARIRELINEPGVQQLIIRNENGDDLIEIKVPAMLEGSTIRPMLAAVKAIADELPRVTIAVVRNPELARAVGETDEEFDRAIDVVEPVFERY